The proteins below are encoded in one region of Lactuca sativa cultivar Salinas chromosome 3, Lsat_Salinas_v11, whole genome shotgun sequence:
- the LOC111894309 gene encoding uncharacterized protein LOC111894309 isoform X2, giving the protein MTLNLTSPWPNRLYFHSTHHHRFLSTSNEAAANSSKWQLFCNFRTPNHNNYNIKASLSESYHEGSVVAGDGAGNDDYELIISRVSAAKDASEALEVFGEMTKRSGGAISTSDCCSIISSALDRNNADLALSVFKAMRSSFNAEVGVRDKDVGDVWKWPRPDVNTYTLLVRGLAASLRVSDALTIIANVCRVGVSPGEEVPFGKIVRCPTCTIAVAVAQPQNGIQIVSCSKCRYQYELVSGNITSIESEEISMDVPAWKRGLQLLQLLKETTPAAVHSIVVQTPSGMGRTHRFATKTVDLPAKEGERVTIALAAPLSVYREVGPLKFSPKTPNYYPGEPMSLTNHQDSRESPLLRAPTKNQPLSLFTPTVFFPLVTVLATGDVASGMIDPGLPQFITVAAVSSLAVGATLNGLVFPQLNRFVLFFHQLPQRVVETVAIRQQLLSQYDTLQSRIKDLKDAAENEVWMLARMCQLENKIVAVGEPSYRARRSRVKRVREGLESSLKSRLELIESYARISSMIEIEVEMDSDVLAAEAASNVETIAEQIQQIMELENLEEKWRIQAEANDEVEKLLSTEIIP; this is encoded by the exons ATGACGCTCAACTTAACTTCTCCGTGGCCAAATCGTCTCTATTTTCACTCCACTCACCATCACCGCTTCCTCTCCACATCCAACGAAGCTGCGGCAAATTCGTCAAAATGGCAGCTTTTTTGCAATTTTCGCACTCCAAATCATAATAACTACAATATCAAGGCTTCGTTGAGCGAGAGCTATCATGAAGGTTCTGTAGTAGCTGGTGATGGTGCTGGTAATGATGATTATGAGTTGATTATTAGTAGAGTTTCGGCTGCAAAAGACGCGAGTGAAGCACTGGAGGTGTTTGGTGAAATGACTAAGAGAAGCGGTGGTGCCATTAGTACCTCTGATTGCTGTTCAATTATTTCGTCTGCGCTTGATAGGAACAATGCGGATTTGGCACTGTCCGTTTTTAAAGCCATGCGGTCGAGTTTCAACGCAG AGGTAGGTGTTAGAGATaaagatgttggtgatgtatggAAGTGGCCGAGACCTGATGTAAATACATACACACTCTTGGTTCGGGGTCTAGCTGCATCATTGAGGGTTTCAGATGCTCTTACCATCATTGCtaatgtttgcagagttggagtATCTCCAGGTGAAGAG GTCCCTTTTGGTAAGATTGTACGATGTCCTACTTGCACGATAGCTGTTGCTGTTGCACAACCCCAAAATGGTATTCAG ATTGTTTCCTGCTCCAAATGTCGTTACCAATACGAGCTTGTTTCAGGCAACATAACTAGTATCGAGTCAGAAGAAATCAG CATGGATGTTCCCGCATGGAAAAGAGGGCTGCAGTTGTTGCAGCTACTCAAAGAAACTACTCCTGCTGCTGTTCACTCCATTGTT GTACAGACACCATCTGGGATGGGTCGAACACACAGATTTGCTACCAAAACAGTTGATCTCCCTGCAAAAGAAGGGGAACGTGTAACAATTGCTTTAGCAGCTCCATTAAGTGTCTACAGAGAAGTGGGCCCCTTAAAATTTAGCCCCAAAACCCCCAACTATTACCCTGGAGAGCCTATGTCTCTAACAAATCATCAAGACTCCAGAGAATCACCATTACTCAGAGCCCCGACTAAAAACCAACCACTTTCCTTATTTACCCCTACTGTCTTCTTTCCACTTGTCACTGTCTTAGCCACTGGAGATGTGGCCTCGGGCATGATAGACCCTGGATTACCTCAGTTTATTACAGTTGCAGCTGTTTCCTCCTTAGCTGTTGGAGCCACTTTAAACGGTCTGGTTTTTCCACAATTAAATCGA TTTGTTCTTTTTTTTCACCAGCTTCCTCAAAGAGTTGTGGAAACAGTTGCTATTAGGCAGCAACTACTGTCTCAGTATGACACGCTTCAATCTCGTATTAAGGATTTAAAAGATGCAGCTGAAAACGAG GTATGGATGCTGGCTCGTATGTGTCAACTGGAGAACAAAATTGTGGCTGTTGGAGAGCCTTCTTACCG TGCAAGGAGAAGTAGAGTGAAAAGGGTGCGTGAAGGTCTAGAAAGTTCCTTGAAATCTCGACTCGAACTAATCGAAAGCTATGCGAGA ATTTCTTCAATGATTGAAATCGAGGTAGAAATGGATTCTGATGTTCTTGCTGCTGAAGCAGCCAGCAATGTG GAGACTATTGCTGAGCAGATACAACAGATAATGGAGCTTGAAAATCTTGAAGAG AAATGGAGAATTCAAGCAGAGGCAAATGATGAGGTGGAGAAACTTCTCAGTACTGAGATTATACCTTAA
- the LOC111894309 gene encoding uncharacterized protein LOC111894309 isoform X3, producing the protein MTLNLTSPWPNRLYFHSTHHHRFLSTSNEAAANSSKWQLFCNFRTPNHNNYNIKASLSESYHEGSVVAGDGAGNDDYELIISRVSAAKDASEALEVFGEMTKRSGGAISTSDCCSIISSALDRNNADLALSVFKAMRSSFNAGVRDKDVGDVWKWPRPDVNTYTLLVRGLAASLRVSDALTIIANVCRVGVSPGEEVPFGKIVRCPTCTIAVAVAQPQNGIQIVSCSKCRYQYELVSGNITSIESEEISMDVPAWKRGLQLLQLLKETTPAAVHSIVVQTPSGMGRTHRFATKTVDLPAKEGERVTIALAAPLSVYREVGPLKFSPKTPNYYPGEPMSLTNHQDSRESPLLRAPTKNQPLSLFTPTVFFPLVTVLATGDVASGMIDPGLPQFITVAAVSSLAVGATLNGLVFPQLNRFVLFFHQLPQRVVETVAIRQQLLSQYDTLQSRIKDLKDAAENEVWMLARMCQLENKIVAVGEPSYRARRSRVKRVREGLESSLKSRLELIESYARISSMIEIEVEMDSDVLAAEAASNVETIAEQIQQIMELENLEEKWRIQAEANDEVEKLLSTEIIP; encoded by the exons ATGACGCTCAACTTAACTTCTCCGTGGCCAAATCGTCTCTATTTTCACTCCACTCACCATCACCGCTTCCTCTCCACATCCAACGAAGCTGCGGCAAATTCGTCAAAATGGCAGCTTTTTTGCAATTTTCGCACTCCAAATCATAATAACTACAATATCAAGGCTTCGTTGAGCGAGAGCTATCATGAAGGTTCTGTAGTAGCTGGTGATGGTGCTGGTAATGATGATTATGAGTTGATTATTAGTAGAGTTTCGGCTGCAAAAGACGCGAGTGAAGCACTGGAGGTGTTTGGTGAAATGACTAAGAGAAGCGGTGGTGCCATTAGTACCTCTGATTGCTGTTCAATTATTTCGTCTGCGCTTGATAGGAACAATGCGGATTTGGCACTGTCCGTTTTTAAAGCCATGCGGTCGAGTTTCAACGCAG GTGTTAGAGATaaagatgttggtgatgtatggAAGTGGCCGAGACCTGATGTAAATACATACACACTCTTGGTTCGGGGTCTAGCTGCATCATTGAGGGTTTCAGATGCTCTTACCATCATTGCtaatgtttgcagagttggagtATCTCCAGGTGAAGAG GTCCCTTTTGGTAAGATTGTACGATGTCCTACTTGCACGATAGCTGTTGCTGTTGCACAACCCCAAAATGGTATTCAG ATTGTTTCCTGCTCCAAATGTCGTTACCAATACGAGCTTGTTTCAGGCAACATAACTAGTATCGAGTCAGAAGAAATCAG CATGGATGTTCCCGCATGGAAAAGAGGGCTGCAGTTGTTGCAGCTACTCAAAGAAACTACTCCTGCTGCTGTTCACTCCATTGTT GTACAGACACCATCTGGGATGGGTCGAACACACAGATTTGCTACCAAAACAGTTGATCTCCCTGCAAAAGAAGGGGAACGTGTAACAATTGCTTTAGCAGCTCCATTAAGTGTCTACAGAGAAGTGGGCCCCTTAAAATTTAGCCCCAAAACCCCCAACTATTACCCTGGAGAGCCTATGTCTCTAACAAATCATCAAGACTCCAGAGAATCACCATTACTCAGAGCCCCGACTAAAAACCAACCACTTTCCTTATTTACCCCTACTGTCTTCTTTCCACTTGTCACTGTCTTAGCCACTGGAGATGTGGCCTCGGGCATGATAGACCCTGGATTACCTCAGTTTATTACAGTTGCAGCTGTTTCCTCCTTAGCTGTTGGAGCCACTTTAAACGGTCTGGTTTTTCCACAATTAAATCGA TTTGTTCTTTTTTTTCACCAGCTTCCTCAAAGAGTTGTGGAAACAGTTGCTATTAGGCAGCAACTACTGTCTCAGTATGACACGCTTCAATCTCGTATTAAGGATTTAAAAGATGCAGCTGAAAACGAG GTATGGATGCTGGCTCGTATGTGTCAACTGGAGAACAAAATTGTGGCTGTTGGAGAGCCTTCTTACCG TGCAAGGAGAAGTAGAGTGAAAAGGGTGCGTGAAGGTCTAGAAAGTTCCTTGAAATCTCGACTCGAACTAATCGAAAGCTATGCGAGA ATTTCTTCAATGATTGAAATCGAGGTAGAAATGGATTCTGATGTTCTTGCTGCTGAAGCAGCCAGCAATGTG GAGACTATTGCTGAGCAGATACAACAGATAATGGAGCTTGAAAATCTTGAAGAG AAATGGAGAATTCAAGCAGAGGCAAATGATGAGGTGGAGAAACTTCTCAGTACTGAGATTATACCTTAA
- the LOC111894297 gene encoding uncharacterized protein LOC111894297, producing MGDGPRGIEVFPDHFKASTSDVDTPQSRSSSLSHTKTEFEHSSSSRLWASRRLMSAASILNLCSLRRLSWGNDKDEQDKVVLSVKEVKSLQSELAELEEREALLRAKLEHIDEILRSAHLSGYLHMRNRWAALPGEPLPLDDMEIDDWLPRFVVLLGPCIFFYFLSMDLSPQDSCLLSDVVEVGPMPHITQEEGETRYLFYIITRYGLRYECSSTSKIQVDNWLTALQDKCKLGSQSSTTIFFDQRRRMSSQIFRSASRAARSFISSASKQKPRLFSEGRSAAAATAVSIKGVLPAVASFGRYKSGNTSGTWIAGAFALPAAAYMLQEQEAHAGEMERTFIAIKPDGVQRGLISEIIARFERKGFKLVAIKLVTPSKSFAQKHYHDLKERPFFDGLCNFLSSGPVLAMVWEGEGVIKYGRKLIGATDPQKSEPGTIRGDLAVVVGRNIIHGSDGPETAKDEINLWFKPEEVSSYTSNQEKWVYGDN from the exons ATGGGTGATGGTCCTCGAGGGATAGAAGTTTTCCCAGATCATTTTAAGGCTTCAACTTCTGATGTTGATACCCCTCAATCAAGAAGTTCGTCACTCTCTCATACCAAAACTGAATTTGAG CATAGTTCAAGCAGCCGATTGTGGGCTAGCAGAAGATTAATGAGTGCTGCATCTATCTTGAACTTGTGTAGCCTAAGGAGACTATCTTGGGGAAATGACAAAGATGAGCAAGATAAG GTTGTGTTATCTGTTAAAGAAGTAAAAAGCCTTCAGTCAGAACTTGCTGAATTGGAGGAAAGAGAAGCTCTTCTGAGAGCTAA GTTGGAGCATATTGATGAGATTCTGCGTTCTGCTCATCTTTCTGGCTACTTACACATGCGAAAT AGATGGGCAGCATTACCTGGCGAACCTCTCCCTCTTGATGACATGGAAATTGATGATTGGCTTCCACGTTTTGTTGTTCTTCTAGGACCCTGCATCTTCTTCTATTTCCTGTCCATGG ATTTAAGTCCTCAGGACTCGTGTCTGTTATCTGATGTTGTTGAAGTAGGGCCCATGCCACATATTACTCAAGAAGAAGGGGAAACtcgatatttattttatataataactCGGTATGGATTGAGATACGAGTGTTCAAGCACTTCTAAAATCCAG GTGGATAATTGGTTGACGGCATTGCAAGACAAATGCAAATTGGGATCACAATCGAGCACCACCAT ATTCTTCGATCAAAGGAGGAGAATGAGTTCTCAGATATTCAGATCCGCTTCTCGAGCGGCTAGGTCTTTCATCTCTTCTGCTTCTAAGCAGAAGCCTCGTCTATTTTCCG AAGGACGATCTGCTGCTGCTGCAACAGCAGTTTCGATCAAAGGAGTGCTGCCAGCTGTTGCTTCTTTTGGGCGTTATAAATCTGGAAACACCTCCGGCACATGGATCGCTGGAGCATTTGCACTCCCTGCTGCAG CTTACATGCTTCAGGAGCAAGAGGCACATGCAGGAGAG ATGGAGCGAACTTTCATTGCTATCAAGCCAGATGGTGTGCAAAGAGGACTG atTTCAGAGATTATAGCTCGGTTTGAACGGAAAGGGTTCAAATTGGTAGCTATTAAACTTGTGACCCCTTCAAAGTCATTCGCCCAAAAGCATTACCATGATCTCAAGGAACGACCATTTTTTGATGGGTTGTGCAACTTCCTTAGCTCTGGCCCTGTTCTTGCCATG GTTTGGGAAGGAGAAGGTGTGATTAAATATGGGCGTAAACTCATTGGAGCCACAGACCCACAGAAATCAGAGCCTGGAACCATCAGAGGTGATTTGGCTGTTGTTGTTGgaag GAATATCATCCATGGAAGTGATGGTCCAGAAACCGCAAAGGATGAAATAAACCTATGGTTCAAACCAGAGGAGGTGTCAAGTTACACAAGCAACCAAGAAAAATGGGTGTATGGAGACAACTGA
- the LOC111894309 gene encoding uncharacterized protein LOC111894309 isoform X4, which yields MTLNLTSPWPNRLYFHSTHHHRFLSTSNEAAANSSKWQLFCNFRTPNHNNYNIKASLSESYHEGSVVAGDGAGNDDYELIISRVSAAKDASEALEVFGEMTKRSGGAISTSDCCSIISSALDRNNADLALSVFKAMRSSFNAEEVGVRDKDVGDVWKWPRPDVNTYTLLVRGLAASLRVSDALTIIANVCRVGVSPGEEVPFGKIVRCPTCTIAVAVAQPQNGIQIVSCSKCRYQYELVSGNITSIESEEISMDVPAWKRGLQLLQLLKETTPAAVHSIVVQTPSGMGRTHRFATKTVDLPAKEGERVTIALAAPLSVYREVGPLKFSPKTPNYYPGEPMSLTNHQDSRESPLLRAPTKNQPLSLFTPTVFFPLVTVLATGDVASGMIDPGLPQFITVAAVSSLAVGATLNGLVFPQLNRLPQRVVETVAIRQQLLSQYDTLQSRIKDLKDAAENEVWMLARMCQLENKIVAVGEPSYRARRSRVKRVREGLESSLKSRLELIESYARISSMIEIEVEMDSDVLAAEAASNVETIAEQIQQIMELENLEEKWRIQAEANDEVEKLLSTEIIP from the exons ATGACGCTCAACTTAACTTCTCCGTGGCCAAATCGTCTCTATTTTCACTCCACTCACCATCACCGCTTCCTCTCCACATCCAACGAAGCTGCGGCAAATTCGTCAAAATGGCAGCTTTTTTGCAATTTTCGCACTCCAAATCATAATAACTACAATATCAAGGCTTCGTTGAGCGAGAGCTATCATGAAGGTTCTGTAGTAGCTGGTGATGGTGCTGGTAATGATGATTATGAGTTGATTATTAGTAGAGTTTCGGCTGCAAAAGACGCGAGTGAAGCACTGGAGGTGTTTGGTGAAATGACTAAGAGAAGCGGTGGTGCCATTAGTACCTCTGATTGCTGTTCAATTATTTCGTCTGCGCTTGATAGGAACAATGCGGATTTGGCACTGTCCGTTTTTAAAGCCATGCGGTCGAGTTTCAACGCAG AAGAGGTAGGTGTTAGAGATaaagatgttggtgatgtatggAAGTGGCCGAGACCTGATGTAAATACATACACACTCTTGGTTCGGGGTCTAGCTGCATCATTGAGGGTTTCAGATGCTCTTACCATCATTGCtaatgtttgcagagttggagtATCTCCAGGTGAAGAG GTCCCTTTTGGTAAGATTGTACGATGTCCTACTTGCACGATAGCTGTTGCTGTTGCACAACCCCAAAATGGTATTCAG ATTGTTTCCTGCTCCAAATGTCGTTACCAATACGAGCTTGTTTCAGGCAACATAACTAGTATCGAGTCAGAAGAAATCAG CATGGATGTTCCCGCATGGAAAAGAGGGCTGCAGTTGTTGCAGCTACTCAAAGAAACTACTCCTGCTGCTGTTCACTCCATTGTT GTACAGACACCATCTGGGATGGGTCGAACACACAGATTTGCTACCAAAACAGTTGATCTCCCTGCAAAAGAAGGGGAACGTGTAACAATTGCTTTAGCAGCTCCATTAAGTGTCTACAGAGAAGTGGGCCCCTTAAAATTTAGCCCCAAAACCCCCAACTATTACCCTGGAGAGCCTATGTCTCTAACAAATCATCAAGACTCCAGAGAATCACCATTACTCAGAGCCCCGACTAAAAACCAACCACTTTCCTTATTTACCCCTACTGTCTTCTTTCCACTTGTCACTGTCTTAGCCACTGGAGATGTGGCCTCGGGCATGATAGACCCTGGATTACCTCAGTTTATTACAGTTGCAGCTGTTTCCTCCTTAGCTGTTGGAGCCACTTTAAACGGTCTGGTTTTTCCACAATTAAATCGA CTTCCTCAAAGAGTTGTGGAAACAGTTGCTATTAGGCAGCAACTACTGTCTCAGTATGACACGCTTCAATCTCGTATTAAGGATTTAAAAGATGCAGCTGAAAACGAG GTATGGATGCTGGCTCGTATGTGTCAACTGGAGAACAAAATTGTGGCTGTTGGAGAGCCTTCTTACCG TGCAAGGAGAAGTAGAGTGAAAAGGGTGCGTGAAGGTCTAGAAAGTTCCTTGAAATCTCGACTCGAACTAATCGAAAGCTATGCGAGA ATTTCTTCAATGATTGAAATCGAGGTAGAAATGGATTCTGATGTTCTTGCTGCTGAAGCAGCCAGCAATGTG GAGACTATTGCTGAGCAGATACAACAGATAATGGAGCTTGAAAATCTTGAAGAG AAATGGAGAATTCAAGCAGAGGCAAATGATGAGGTGGAGAAACTTCTCAGTACTGAGATTATACCTTAA
- the LOC111894309 gene encoding uncharacterized protein LOC111894309 isoform X5 — translation MTLNLTSPWPNRLYFHSTHHHRFLSTSNEAAANSSKWQLFCNFRTPNHNNYNIKASLSESYHEGSVVAGDGAGNDDYELIISRVSAAKDASEALEVFGEMTKRSGGAISTSDCCSIISSALDRNNADLALSVFKAMRSSFNAGVRDKDVGDVWKWPRPDVNTYTLLVRGLAASLRVSDALTIIANVCRVGVSPGEEVPFGKIVRCPTCTIAVAVAQPQNGIQIVSCSKCRYQYELVSGNITSIESEEISMDVPAWKRGLQLLQLLKETTPAAVHSIVVQTPSGMGRTHRFATKTVDLPAKEGERVTIALAAPLSVYREVGPLKFSPKTPNYYPGEPMSLTNHQDSRESPLLRAPTKNQPLSLFTPTVFFPLVTVLATGDVASGMIDPGLPQFITVAAVSSLAVGATLNGLVFPQLNRLPQRVVETVAIRQQLLSQYDTLQSRIKDLKDAAENEVWMLARMCQLENKIVAVGEPSYRARRSRVKRVREGLESSLKSRLELIESYARISSMIEIEVEMDSDVLAAEAASNVETIAEQIQQIMELENLEEKWRIQAEANDEVEKLLSTEIIP, via the exons ATGACGCTCAACTTAACTTCTCCGTGGCCAAATCGTCTCTATTTTCACTCCACTCACCATCACCGCTTCCTCTCCACATCCAACGAAGCTGCGGCAAATTCGTCAAAATGGCAGCTTTTTTGCAATTTTCGCACTCCAAATCATAATAACTACAATATCAAGGCTTCGTTGAGCGAGAGCTATCATGAAGGTTCTGTAGTAGCTGGTGATGGTGCTGGTAATGATGATTATGAGTTGATTATTAGTAGAGTTTCGGCTGCAAAAGACGCGAGTGAAGCACTGGAGGTGTTTGGTGAAATGACTAAGAGAAGCGGTGGTGCCATTAGTACCTCTGATTGCTGTTCAATTATTTCGTCTGCGCTTGATAGGAACAATGCGGATTTGGCACTGTCCGTTTTTAAAGCCATGCGGTCGAGTTTCAACGCAG GTGTTAGAGATaaagatgttggtgatgtatggAAGTGGCCGAGACCTGATGTAAATACATACACACTCTTGGTTCGGGGTCTAGCTGCATCATTGAGGGTTTCAGATGCTCTTACCATCATTGCtaatgtttgcagagttggagtATCTCCAGGTGAAGAG GTCCCTTTTGGTAAGATTGTACGATGTCCTACTTGCACGATAGCTGTTGCTGTTGCACAACCCCAAAATGGTATTCAG ATTGTTTCCTGCTCCAAATGTCGTTACCAATACGAGCTTGTTTCAGGCAACATAACTAGTATCGAGTCAGAAGAAATCAG CATGGATGTTCCCGCATGGAAAAGAGGGCTGCAGTTGTTGCAGCTACTCAAAGAAACTACTCCTGCTGCTGTTCACTCCATTGTT GTACAGACACCATCTGGGATGGGTCGAACACACAGATTTGCTACCAAAACAGTTGATCTCCCTGCAAAAGAAGGGGAACGTGTAACAATTGCTTTAGCAGCTCCATTAAGTGTCTACAGAGAAGTGGGCCCCTTAAAATTTAGCCCCAAAACCCCCAACTATTACCCTGGAGAGCCTATGTCTCTAACAAATCATCAAGACTCCAGAGAATCACCATTACTCAGAGCCCCGACTAAAAACCAACCACTTTCCTTATTTACCCCTACTGTCTTCTTTCCACTTGTCACTGTCTTAGCCACTGGAGATGTGGCCTCGGGCATGATAGACCCTGGATTACCTCAGTTTATTACAGTTGCAGCTGTTTCCTCCTTAGCTGTTGGAGCCACTTTAAACGGTCTGGTTTTTCCACAATTAAATCGA CTTCCTCAAAGAGTTGTGGAAACAGTTGCTATTAGGCAGCAACTACTGTCTCAGTATGACACGCTTCAATCTCGTATTAAGGATTTAAAAGATGCAGCTGAAAACGAG GTATGGATGCTGGCTCGTATGTGTCAACTGGAGAACAAAATTGTGGCTGTTGGAGAGCCTTCTTACCG TGCAAGGAGAAGTAGAGTGAAAAGGGTGCGTGAAGGTCTAGAAAGTTCCTTGAAATCTCGACTCGAACTAATCGAAAGCTATGCGAGA ATTTCTTCAATGATTGAAATCGAGGTAGAAATGGATTCTGATGTTCTTGCTGCTGAAGCAGCCAGCAATGTG GAGACTATTGCTGAGCAGATACAACAGATAATGGAGCTTGAAAATCTTGAAGAG AAATGGAGAATTCAAGCAGAGGCAAATGATGAGGTGGAGAAACTTCTCAGTACTGAGATTATACCTTAA
- the LOC111894309 gene encoding uncharacterized protein LOC111894309 isoform X1, with product MTLNLTSPWPNRLYFHSTHHHRFLSTSNEAAANSSKWQLFCNFRTPNHNNYNIKASLSESYHEGSVVAGDGAGNDDYELIISRVSAAKDASEALEVFGEMTKRSGGAISTSDCCSIISSALDRNNADLALSVFKAMRSSFNAEEVGVRDKDVGDVWKWPRPDVNTYTLLVRGLAASLRVSDALTIIANVCRVGVSPGEEVPFGKIVRCPTCTIAVAVAQPQNGIQIVSCSKCRYQYELVSGNITSIESEEISMDVPAWKRGLQLLQLLKETTPAAVHSIVVQTPSGMGRTHRFATKTVDLPAKEGERVTIALAAPLSVYREVGPLKFSPKTPNYYPGEPMSLTNHQDSRESPLLRAPTKNQPLSLFTPTVFFPLVTVLATGDVASGMIDPGLPQFITVAAVSSLAVGATLNGLVFPQLNRFVLFFHQLPQRVVETVAIRQQLLSQYDTLQSRIKDLKDAAENEVWMLARMCQLENKIVAVGEPSYRARRSRVKRVREGLESSLKSRLELIESYARISSMIEIEVEMDSDVLAAEAASNVETIAEQIQQIMELENLEEKWRIQAEANDEVEKLLSTEIIP from the exons ATGACGCTCAACTTAACTTCTCCGTGGCCAAATCGTCTCTATTTTCACTCCACTCACCATCACCGCTTCCTCTCCACATCCAACGAAGCTGCGGCAAATTCGTCAAAATGGCAGCTTTTTTGCAATTTTCGCACTCCAAATCATAATAACTACAATATCAAGGCTTCGTTGAGCGAGAGCTATCATGAAGGTTCTGTAGTAGCTGGTGATGGTGCTGGTAATGATGATTATGAGTTGATTATTAGTAGAGTTTCGGCTGCAAAAGACGCGAGTGAAGCACTGGAGGTGTTTGGTGAAATGACTAAGAGAAGCGGTGGTGCCATTAGTACCTCTGATTGCTGTTCAATTATTTCGTCTGCGCTTGATAGGAACAATGCGGATTTGGCACTGTCCGTTTTTAAAGCCATGCGGTCGAGTTTCAACGCAG AAGAGGTAGGTGTTAGAGATaaagatgttggtgatgtatggAAGTGGCCGAGACCTGATGTAAATACATACACACTCTTGGTTCGGGGTCTAGCTGCATCATTGAGGGTTTCAGATGCTCTTACCATCATTGCtaatgtttgcagagttggagtATCTCCAGGTGAAGAG GTCCCTTTTGGTAAGATTGTACGATGTCCTACTTGCACGATAGCTGTTGCTGTTGCACAACCCCAAAATGGTATTCAG ATTGTTTCCTGCTCCAAATGTCGTTACCAATACGAGCTTGTTTCAGGCAACATAACTAGTATCGAGTCAGAAGAAATCAG CATGGATGTTCCCGCATGGAAAAGAGGGCTGCAGTTGTTGCAGCTACTCAAAGAAACTACTCCTGCTGCTGTTCACTCCATTGTT GTACAGACACCATCTGGGATGGGTCGAACACACAGATTTGCTACCAAAACAGTTGATCTCCCTGCAAAAGAAGGGGAACGTGTAACAATTGCTTTAGCAGCTCCATTAAGTGTCTACAGAGAAGTGGGCCCCTTAAAATTTAGCCCCAAAACCCCCAACTATTACCCTGGAGAGCCTATGTCTCTAACAAATCATCAAGACTCCAGAGAATCACCATTACTCAGAGCCCCGACTAAAAACCAACCACTTTCCTTATTTACCCCTACTGTCTTCTTTCCACTTGTCACTGTCTTAGCCACTGGAGATGTGGCCTCGGGCATGATAGACCCTGGATTACCTCAGTTTATTACAGTTGCAGCTGTTTCCTCCTTAGCTGTTGGAGCCACTTTAAACGGTCTGGTTTTTCCACAATTAAATCGA TTTGTTCTTTTTTTTCACCAGCTTCCTCAAAGAGTTGTGGAAACAGTTGCTATTAGGCAGCAACTACTGTCTCAGTATGACACGCTTCAATCTCGTATTAAGGATTTAAAAGATGCAGCTGAAAACGAG GTATGGATGCTGGCTCGTATGTGTCAACTGGAGAACAAAATTGTGGCTGTTGGAGAGCCTTCTTACCG TGCAAGGAGAAGTAGAGTGAAAAGGGTGCGTGAAGGTCTAGAAAGTTCCTTGAAATCTCGACTCGAACTAATCGAAAGCTATGCGAGA ATTTCTTCAATGATTGAAATCGAGGTAGAAATGGATTCTGATGTTCTTGCTGCTGAAGCAGCCAGCAATGTG GAGACTATTGCTGAGCAGATACAACAGATAATGGAGCTTGAAAATCTTGAAGAG AAATGGAGAATTCAAGCAGAGGCAAATGATGAGGTGGAGAAACTTCTCAGTACTGAGATTATACCTTAA